In Collimonas arenae, a single genomic region encodes these proteins:
- the phoU gene encoding phosphate signaling complex protein PhoU, which translates to MTGEHSSKQYDTDLETIRSKVLLMGGLVERQFQEAINVFRNGNLEAAERVIKDDDQVNRLEIELDDACSHLIVRRQPTANDLRTVMATIKVITDLERIGDEAAKIARTAIHLHKRGIGTIDHTETVRVIASGAADLLHDALDALARLDEKQAMRLIAQDAVIDRDFRSIMRNLITFMMEDPRTISASMDTLWVAKAVERIGDHAKNIAEYVIYIVEGKDIRHTDYAASQLDDEV; encoded by the coding sequence ATGACTGGCGAACACTCTTCAAAACAATACGACACGGACCTGGAAACCATACGCTCTAAAGTGTTGCTCATGGGCGGGCTGGTTGAGCGCCAGTTCCAGGAGGCGATCAATGTTTTCCGCAACGGCAACCTGGAAGCTGCGGAACGGGTGATCAAGGACGACGACCAGGTCAATCGCCTGGAAATCGAACTGGATGACGCCTGCAGCCACCTGATCGTGCGTCGCCAGCCTACCGCCAACGATTTGCGCACTGTCATGGCGACCATCAAGGTAATTACCGACCTGGAGCGCATCGGCGACGAAGCTGCGAAGATCGCCCGCACTGCGATTCATCTGCACAAGCGAGGCATCGGTACTATCGACCATACCGAAACCGTCCGTGTGATCGCCAGCGGCGCGGCCGATTTGCTGCATGACGCGCTGGATGCGCTGGCGCGGCTGGACGAAAAGCAGGCGATGCGGCTGATCGCCCAGGATGCCGTGATCGACAGGGATTTCCGCTCGATCATGCGCAACCTGATCACGTTCATGATGGAGGATCCGCGCACGATTTCGGCATCGATGGATACATTGTGGGTAGCCAAGGCTGTCGAGCGTATCGGCGACCATGCCAAGAACATTGCCGAATACGTGATTTACATTGTCGAAGGCAAGGATATCCGCCATACCGACTACGCGGCCAGTCAGCTTGACGACGAAGTTTAA
- the phoR gene encoding phosphate regulon sensor histidine kinase PhoR: protein MNPQMLFWIPALLRILLIFVVSGVVWALFGATPGLLLGLALMSVAVVVQLHYLFRLSGWLDNPRSEKLPDGWGAWTDIFSRLYRLRRDDEKHQTELSEWLARFRQAMHLLPDGVVIMDDVLFLEWCNPAAERHLGLQHGRDKGMRVTNLIRTPDFIDYIILGRYDQPLTLSLRERKLIVQIIPFENRRQILVTHDATESERIDMMRRDFIANASHELRTPLTVINGFLEIAQAQPDLDQKTRSAHLQLMTEQGHRMQNLIGDMLTLTRLESVDYPLRPEPVNIDAMLHNLLLEAEVLSAGKHALSLSVDGPDINGSHDELRSAFSNLISNAVRYTPAGGKIQIAWQNSKAGPQLVVRDSGIGISSEHISRLTERFYRVDKSRSRETQGTGLGLAIVKHVLLRHHGTLGVESRPGEGSVFTVRLPATSIVTETED, encoded by the coding sequence ATGAATCCACAGATGCTGTTTTGGATCCCGGCTTTGCTGCGGATCCTGTTGATCTTTGTCGTCTCAGGCGTGGTATGGGCCCTGTTTGGCGCTACACCCGGCTTGTTGCTGGGTCTCGCCTTGATGTCGGTGGCTGTGGTGGTGCAACTGCATTACCTGTTTCGCCTCAGCGGCTGGCTGGATAATCCGCGCAGCGAGAAGCTGCCGGACGGCTGGGGCGCTTGGACAGATATTTTCTCGCGCCTGTACCGCCTGCGGCGCGACGACGAGAAGCATCAGACCGAATTGAGCGAATGGCTCGCACGTTTTCGCCAGGCCATGCATCTGCTGCCTGACGGCGTCGTGATCATGGATGATGTCCTGTTCCTGGAATGGTGCAATCCCGCCGCGGAACGGCACCTCGGTTTGCAGCACGGGCGCGACAAGGGTATGCGCGTCACCAACCTGATCCGCACCCCGGATTTCATCGATTACATCATCCTTGGCCGCTACGACCAGCCGCTGACCTTGAGTCTGCGCGAACGCAAATTGATCGTGCAGATCATTCCATTTGAAAACCGCCGTCAGATCCTGGTGACGCATGACGCCACCGAATCGGAAAGGATCGACATGATGCGCCGCGATTTCATCGCCAATGCCTCGCATGAACTGCGCACTCCCTTGACTGTGATTAACGGCTTCCTGGAGATCGCACAGGCGCAGCCCGACCTAGACCAGAAAACCCGCTCGGCGCATCTGCAGCTGATGACAGAGCAGGGCCATCGTATGCAAAACCTGATCGGCGATATGCTGACCTTGACCCGGTTGGAATCTGTCGACTATCCCTTGCGGCCGGAACCAGTGAATATCGATGCCATGCTGCATAACCTGCTGTTGGAGGCCGAAGTGCTATCAGCCGGCAAGCACGCATTGTCGCTGTCGGTCGATGGTCCTGACATCAATGGTAGCCACGATGAATTGCGCAGCGCTTTCAGCAATCTGATTTCAAATGCGGTGCGCTACACACCGGCCGGCGGCAAGATCCAGATTGCCTGGCAAAACAGCAAGGCCGGCCCGCAACTGGTGGTGCGGGATTCGGGCATCGGCATCAGTAGCGAACATATTTCGCGTTTGACAGAACGTTTTTATCGCGTCGACAAAAGCCGCTCACGGGAAACGCAGGGGACCGGCCTCGGCCTTGCGATCGTCAAGCACGTTCTGCTGCGCCATCATGGAACATTGGGCGTGGAGTCGCGGCCAGGCGAGGGCAGTGTGTTTACCGTGAGATTGCCGGCCACTTCCATTGTTACCGAAACGGAAGATTGA
- a CDS encoding patatin-like phospholipase family protein has protein sequence MSACIGGQQVAPQVPPVAVVPTVQPKISKPIKIGLALGGGAARGFAHIGVIKALESQGIVPDIVVGTSAGSVVGALYAAGNNGFALQKIALQMDEAAISDWSIPFFAKVSGVLKGEAIQNYVNKTIHNVPIEKLKIPFGAVATDLNTGAPILFRRGNTGIAVRASSAVPGVFQSVNVGGHQYVDGGLVSPVPVRFAHEMGADFVIAVNISASPEAQAASSSVDVLLQTFAIMGQSINSYELQDADIVIRPELGAMKGNDFAARNTAILAGEQATMAQMAIIKRKLKERREE, from the coding sequence TTGTCCGCCTGTATCGGGGGGCAACAGGTAGCGCCACAAGTGCCGCCGGTAGCGGTGGTGCCGACTGTGCAGCCAAAAATCAGTAAGCCGATCAAGATCGGACTGGCGCTGGGCGGCGGCGCAGCCCGCGGCTTCGCCCATATCGGCGTGATCAAGGCGCTGGAGTCGCAAGGGATTGTTCCCGATATTGTGGTTGGCACCAGCGCCGGCAGCGTGGTCGGCGCCTTGTACGCAGCCGGTAACAACGGTTTTGCGTTGCAAAAGATTGCCTTGCAAATGGACGAGGCAGCAATTTCAGACTGGTCGATACCGTTTTTCGCCAAGGTCAGCGGCGTGTTGAAGGGCGAGGCGATTCAGAATTACGTTAACAAGACCATTCACAATGTGCCGATTGAAAAATTGAAAATTCCGTTTGGCGCAGTGGCGACTGATTTAAATACCGGTGCACCTATCTTGTTTCGTCGCGGCAATACCGGGATAGCTGTGCGTGCCTCTTCTGCGGTGCCAGGCGTGTTCCAGTCAGTGAATGTGGGTGGCCATCAGTATGTGGATGGCGGCCTTGTATCGCCGGTGCCGGTGCGTTTTGCGCATGAAATGGGGGCGGATTTCGTGATCGCCGTGAACATTTCTGCATCGCCTGAAGCACAGGCGGCTTCCAGCTCGGTCGATGTTCTGCTGCAGACTTTTGCCATCATGGGCCAAAGCATCAACAGCTATGAATTGCAGGATGCCGATATCGTCATTCGTCCTGAATTGGGGGCGATGAAGGGCAATGACTTCGCGGCACGCAACACTGCGATTCTTGCTGGTGAGCAAGCGACCATGGCGCAAATGGCGATCATCAAGAGGAAGCTGAAGGAGCGGCGAGAAGAGTAA
- the pstA gene encoding phosphate ABC transporter permease PstA, translating to MKNSLQADAGVPVSQQVNPVYRKRLLVHRIGMVLSFLAMAMGLAVLAWILMTLVIKGFGALNMGILTQNTPAPGSGPGGLLNPIVGSLMLVGLATVISTPIGILAGIYLAEYGEESKLAQVTRFVTDIMLSAPSIVIGLFVYAIYVAKVGHFSGWAGSFALSLIAVPVVVRTTDNMLKLVPGNLREAAFALGAPRWKVALLVRLRAVKAGVVTGVLLAVARIAGETAPLLFTALNNQFFSTSMNKPIANLPVVISQFAMSPFDNWVPLAWGGALLITFSVLALNIASRSLFSQKIPG from the coding sequence ATGAAGAATTCCCTGCAAGCGGACGCTGGCGTCCCGGTTAGCCAGCAAGTCAATCCGGTGTATCGCAAGCGCCTGTTGGTGCATCGTATCGGCATGGTGCTGTCGTTCCTGGCCATGGCCATGGGGCTCGCCGTGCTGGCATGGATTCTGATGACATTGGTGATCAAAGGCTTTGGCGCCCTGAATATGGGCATCCTGACGCAAAATACCCCGGCTCCAGGATCTGGCCCTGGCGGCTTGTTGAATCCGATTGTCGGCAGCCTGATGCTGGTAGGCCTGGCGACTGTGATCAGCACGCCGATCGGTATCCTGGCTGGCATCTATCTGGCCGAGTACGGCGAAGAAAGCAAGCTGGCGCAGGTAACGCGTTTCGTGACCGACATCATGTTGTCGGCGCCGTCGATCGTGATCGGTTTGTTCGTCTATGCGATCTACGTCGCCAAGGTCGGCCATTTCTCGGGCTGGGCCGGTTCTTTTGCATTGTCGCTGATCGCGGTGCCGGTGGTGGTGCGAACCACCGACAATATGCTTAAGCTGGTGCCTGGCAATCTGCGCGAAGCTGCATTCGCTCTTGGCGCACCACGCTGGAAAGTCGCCTTGCTGGTGCGTCTGCGCGCAGTCAAGGCAGGTGTCGTCACCGGCGTCTTGTTGGCGGTGGCGCGGATTGCAGGTGAAACGGCGCCGCTGTTATTTACCGCCTTGAACAACCAGTTCTTCAGCACCAGCATGAACAAGCCGATTGCCAATCTGCCGGTAGTCATCAGTCAGTTTGCGATGAGCCCGTTTGACAACTGGGTACCGCTGGCGTGGGGCGGGGCGTTGCTGATTACATTCAGTGTGTTGGCCTTGAACATCGCTTCGCGTTCATTATTCAGCCAGAAAATTCCAGGCTAA
- a CDS encoding GlcG/HbpS family heme-binding protein, protein MKTKQVLTLDDVKKIAAAAEAEAVANHWAVTISIVDDGGHLLWLQRMDGAAPISAHISPAKAKTSALGQRESKIYEDMINNGRFSFITAPNLDGLLEGGVPIVVGGEYLGAIGVSGVKSTEDVQIAKAGIAALGA, encoded by the coding sequence ATGAAAACGAAACAAGTGCTGACACTCGATGATGTCAAGAAAATTGCCGCCGCAGCAGAAGCGGAAGCGGTGGCCAATCACTGGGCAGTGACAATTTCGATCGTCGACGACGGCGGTCACCTGCTGTGGTTGCAGCGTATGGACGGTGCAGCGCCGATTTCGGCGCACATTTCGCCAGCCAAGGCCAAGACGTCCGCTCTGGGTCAGCGCGAATCGAAGATTTACGAAGACATGATCAATAATGGCCGTTTTTCGTTCATTACTGCACCAAACCTGGACGGCCTGCTCGAAGGTGGCGTGCCTATCGTGGTTGGCGGCGAATATCTTGGCGCAATCGGCGTTTCTGGCGTGAAGTCGACTGAAGACGTGCAAATCGCGAAGGCTGGTATCGCCGCACTGGGCGCGTAA
- the pstB gene encoding phosphate ABC transporter ATP-binding protein PstB — translation MKPNQFDMTSMKTPMKQPTIEISQLNFYYGNFQGLKNINLQVNEKKVTAFIGPSGCGKSTLLRTLNRMYDLYPGQRAEGKIMYAGRNILEPGQDLNMLRAKVGMVFQKPTPFPMSIYDNIAFGIRLYENLPKGEMDERVEWALSKAALWGEVKDKLNKSGLSLSGGQQQRLCIARSVAVRPDVLLLDEPTSALDPISTAKVEELISELKQDYTIAIVTHNMQQAARCSDYTAYMYLGELVEFGETDQIFMNPARKETQDYITGRFG, via the coding sequence ATGAAACCGAATCAATTCGATATGACTTCAATGAAGACGCCAATGAAGCAGCCGACCATAGAAATCTCGCAGCTGAATTTTTACTACGGTAACTTCCAGGGCTTGAAGAATATCAACCTGCAAGTGAATGAAAAAAAGGTAACCGCATTTATCGGCCCGTCGGGTTGCGGTAAATCGACCTTGCTGCGCACGCTCAATCGCATGTACGACCTGTACCCAGGCCAGCGCGCCGAAGGCAAGATCATGTACGCCGGCCGCAATATCCTGGAGCCGGGACAAGACTTGAACATGCTGCGCGCCAAAGTCGGCATGGTGTTTCAGAAGCCGACGCCGTTTCCGATGTCGATCTACGACAATATCGCTTTCGGTATCCGCCTGTATGAAAACCTGCCGAAGGGCGAAATGGATGAGCGCGTCGAATGGGCGTTGTCGAAGGCTGCGCTGTGGGGCGAAGTCAAGGACAAGTTGAACAAGAGCGGCCTGAGCTTGTCCGGCGGCCAGCAACAGCGCCTGTGCATTGCCCGCAGTGTGGCGGTGCGCCCGGATGTTTTGCTGCTGGATGAGCCGACATCGGCGCTGGACCCGATTTCGACCGCGAAGGTGGAAGAACTGATCAGCGAACTGAAGCAGGACTACACCATCGCCATCGTCACCCATAACATGCAGCAGGCCGCGCGCTGCTCCGACTACACCGCCTATATGTACCTGGGCGAGCTGGTGGAATTCGGCGAAACCGATCAGATTTTCATGAATCCTGCACGCAAGGAAACCCAGGATTACATTACCGGCCGGTTTGGTTAA
- the carA gene encoding glutamine-hydrolyzing carbamoyl-phosphate synthase small subunit gives MQPFFSGLTVPAILALADGTIFQGISIGAVGHTTGEVVFNTAMTGYQEILTDPSYSRQIVTLTYPHIGNTGVNKEDVESSQIHAAGLIIRDLPRLVSNFRSTQTLDAYLQESNIVAIAGIDTRKLTRILREKGAQGGAIVAGETDIAAATAKALELARGFPGLAGMDLAKVVSTTKAYSWSETEWRLGRGYDKQITPKYHVVAFDYGVKFNILRMLAQRGCKITVLPAQATAADALALNPDGIFLSNGPGDPEPCDYAIAATKELIERGVPTFGICLGHQIMALASGAKTLKMKFGHHGANHPVQDLDSKQVLITSQNHGFAVDGATLPANCRVTHVSLFDGSLQGFARTDKPAFCFQGHPEASPGPHDIAPLFDRFIQLMSQTMLEKNKNA, from the coding sequence TTGCAGCCATTTTTTTCTGGCCTCACCGTACCGGCCATCCTCGCGCTAGCAGATGGGACGATTTTCCAAGGTATTTCCATTGGCGCCGTTGGTCATACGACAGGTGAAGTCGTATTCAACACCGCCATGACCGGCTACCAGGAAATCCTCACCGATCCAAGCTACAGCCGTCAGATCGTCACCCTTACTTATCCGCATATCGGCAATACCGGCGTCAACAAAGAGGACGTCGAATCCTCGCAGATTCATGCTGCCGGCCTGATCATTCGCGACCTGCCGCGCCTGGTATCGAATTTCCGTTCTACCCAAACACTCGATGCTTACCTGCAAGAATCGAATATCGTCGCCATCGCTGGCATCGATACCCGCAAGCTGACGCGCATTCTGCGCGAAAAAGGCGCGCAGGGCGGCGCCATCGTTGCCGGTGAAACCGACATCGCTGCCGCTACCGCCAAAGCACTGGAGCTGGCGCGCGGCTTTCCCGGCCTGGCCGGGATGGACCTGGCCAAGGTGGTCTCGACTACCAAGGCTTACAGCTGGAGCGAGACAGAATGGCGTCTCGGCCGCGGTTACGACAAGCAGATCACCCCTAAGTATCACGTGGTGGCGTTCGACTACGGCGTCAAGTTCAATATCCTGCGCATGTTGGCGCAACGCGGCTGCAAGATCACCGTGTTGCCGGCACAGGCTACGGCTGCTGATGCGCTGGCGCTCAATCCGGACGGGATTTTCCTGTCCAACGGCCCTGGCGATCCGGAGCCGTGCGATTACGCAATTGCCGCTACCAAAGAACTGATCGAGCGCGGCGTGCCGACCTTCGGCATCTGCCTTGGCCACCAGATCATGGCGCTGGCTTCTGGCGCCAAGACGCTGAAAATGAAGTTCGGCCACCACGGCGCTAATCATCCGGTGCAAGACCTGGATAGCAAGCAAGTACTGATCACATCGCAAAACCACGGTTTTGCAGTGGATGGCGCTACCTTGCCGGCCAACTGCCGCGTGACGCACGTTTCATTGTTCGACGGTTCGCTGCAAGGCTTCGCCCGCACCGACAAGCCGGCGTTCTGCTTCCAGGGCCATCCGGAAGCGTCGCCCGGCCCGCATGACATCGCCCCTTTGTTCGATCGTTTCATTCAATTGATGAGTCAAACGATGTTGGAGAAAAATAAAAATGCCTAA
- the carB gene encoding carbamoyl-phosphate synthase large subunit, translated as MPKRSDLKSILIIGAGPIIIGQACEFDYSGAQACKALREEGYKVILVNSNPATIMTDPEMADVTYIEPITWQAVERIIAKEKPDAILPTMGGQTALNCALDLHRHGILEKYKVELIGASPEAIDKAEDRSKFKQAMTKIGLGSARSGVAHTMDESWGVQKELGFPVIIRPSFTMGGTGGGIAYNAEEFETICKRGLEASPTKELLIEESLIGWKEYEMEVVRDKADNCIIVCSIENLDPMGVHTGDSITVAPAQTLTDKEYQIMRNASLAVLREIGVDTGGSNVQFSVNPADGRMIVIEMNPRVSRSSALASKATGFPIAKIAAKLAVGFTLDELRNEITGGATPASFEPSIDYVVTKIPRFAFEKFPTADNHLTTQMKSVGEVMAIGRTFQESFQKALRGLEVGVDGMNEKTQDREVIEEELGEPGPDRIWYVGDAFAQGFTLEEVHQLTHIDPWFLSQIKEIVDIELWLESSQSLEALDRDTLFRLKQKGFGDRRLAKLLKTTDTAVRLKRLALNVRPVYKRVDTCAGEFSTNTAYMYSTYEEECESQPTDKKKIMVLGGGPNRIGQGIEFDYCCVHAALAMREDGYETIMVNCNPETVSTDYDTSDRLYFEPVTLEDVLEIVDKEKPYGVIVQYGGQTPLKLALDLEANGVPIVGTSPDMIDAAEDRERFQKLLHDLNLRQPPNRTARTEEDALRLAQEIGYPLVVRPSYVLGGRAMEIVHEQRDLERYMREAVKVSHDSPVLLDRFLNDAIEVDVDCLSDGERTFIGGVMEHIEQAGVHSGDSACSLPPYSLAPATIEEIKRQTSLMAKGLNVVGLMNVQFAIQQIDGQDVVFVLEVNPRASRTVPFVSKATGLQLAKIAARCMVGQSLDSQGVKNEVVPKYFSVKEAVFPFVKFPGVDTILGPEMKSTGEVMGVGKTFGEAFVKSQLGAGIKLPTSGKVFLSVKGSDKPRAVQVAKDLVAIGFTVVATKGTAAAISAAGVPVETVNKVVEGRPHVVDMIKNHEISLVINTVEEKRSAIVDSRAIRTSALAAHATTYTTIAGAEAAVEGMRHLDELHVYDLQGLHKTLH; from the coding sequence ATGCCTAAGCGTAGTGATTTAAAAAGTATTCTGATCATCGGCGCTGGTCCGATCATCATCGGCCAGGCCTGCGAGTTCGACTACTCCGGCGCGCAAGCCTGCAAGGCGCTGCGAGAAGAGGGCTATAAAGTCATCCTGGTCAACAGCAATCCTGCGACCATCATGACTGATCCGGAAATGGCCGATGTGACTTACATCGAACCGATTACCTGGCAGGCAGTGGAACGCATCATTGCCAAGGAAAAGCCGGACGCGATCCTGCCGACCATGGGCGGTCAGACTGCGCTGAACTGCGCGCTCGACCTGCACCGTCATGGCATCCTGGAAAAGTACAAGGTTGAGTTGATCGGCGCTTCGCCGGAAGCCATCGACAAGGCTGAAGACCGTTCCAAGTTCAAGCAGGCGATGACCAAGATCGGTCTCGGTTCGGCTCGCTCGGGCGTCGCCCACACCATGGATGAATCCTGGGGCGTGCAGAAAGAACTCGGCTTCCCAGTCATCATCCGTCCATCGTTCACCATGGGCGGCACAGGCGGCGGTATTGCTTACAACGCTGAAGAATTCGAAACGATTTGCAAGCGCGGCCTGGAAGCATCGCCGACCAAAGAACTGCTGATTGAAGAATCGCTGATCGGCTGGAAAGAGTACGAGATGGAAGTGGTGCGCGACAAGGCGGACAACTGCATCATCGTCTGCTCGATCGAAAACCTGGATCCGATGGGCGTGCATACCGGCGACTCGATCACGGTAGCGCCAGCGCAAACGTTGACGGACAAGGAATACCAGATCATGCGTAACGCCTCGCTGGCGGTATTGCGCGAGATCGGTGTCGACACAGGCGGTTCCAACGTGCAGTTCTCGGTCAATCCGGCCGATGGCCGCATGATCGTGATCGAAATGAATCCGCGCGTATCGCGTTCTTCCGCACTGGCGTCGAAGGCGACCGGTTTCCCGATCGCCAAGATCGCCGCCAAGCTGGCGGTCGGCTTTACACTGGACGAACTGCGCAACGAAATCACCGGCGGCGCTACACCGGCATCGTTCGAGCCTTCGATCGATTACGTGGTCACCAAGATTCCGCGTTTTGCGTTTGAAAAATTCCCGACTGCAGACAACCATCTGACTACGCAGATGAAATCGGTGGGCGAGGTGATGGCGATCGGTCGCACCTTCCAGGAATCGTTCCAGAAAGCCTTGCGCGGCCTCGAAGTCGGCGTCGACGGCATGAACGAAAAGACCCAGGACCGCGAAGTCATCGAGGAAGAGCTCGGCGAGCCGGGCCCGGACCGTATCTGGTATGTCGGCGATGCGTTCGCCCAGGGCTTCACGCTGGAAGAAGTGCATCAGCTGACCCATATCGATCCATGGTTCCTGTCGCAGATCAAGGAAATCGTCGATATCGAACTGTGGCTGGAAAGCAGCCAGTCGCTGGAAGCGCTGGATCGCGATACCTTGTTCCGTCTGAAACAAAAAGGCTTCGGCGACCGTCGCCTGGCCAAGCTGCTGAAGACCACCGATACCGCGGTGCGCCTCAAGCGTCTGGCGCTGAATGTCCGTCCGGTCTACAAGCGGGTGGATACCTGCGCCGGCGAGTTTTCGACAAACACCGCTTATATGTACTCGACCTACGAGGAAGAGTGCGAATCGCAGCCGACCGACAAGAAAAAAATCATGGTGCTCGGTGGCGGCCCTAACCGTATCGGCCAGGGTATCGAGTTCGATTATTGCTGCGTCCATGCAGCGCTGGCGATGCGCGAAGACGGCTACGAGACCATCATGGTCAACTGCAATCCGGAAACCGTATCGACCGATTACGATACCTCCGATCGCCTGTATTTCGAGCCGGTGACCCTGGAAGACGTGCTGGAAATCGTCGACAAGGAAAAGCCGTACGGCGTGATCGTGCAGTACGGCGGCCAGACGCCTTTGAAGCTGGCGCTGGATCTGGAAGCCAACGGCGTGCCTATCGTCGGCACTTCGCCGGACATGATCGACGCCGCAGAAGACCGTGAACGTTTCCAGAAGCTGCTGCACGACCTGAACTTGCGCCAGCCGCCAAACCGCACTGCGCGTACCGAAGAAGATGCCTTGCGCCTGGCGCAGGAAATCGGTTATCCACTGGTGGTGCGTCCATCGTATGTGCTGGGCGGCCGCGCGATGGAAATCGTCCACGAGCAACGCGACCTTGAGCGCTACATGCGTGAAGCGGTCAAAGTTTCGCACGATTCGCCGGTGTTGCTGGACCGTTTCCTGAACGATGCGATCGAGGTCGATGTTGACTGTCTGTCCGATGGCGAGCGCACCTTTATCGGCGGCGTCATGGAGCATATCGAGCAGGCTGGCGTGCACTCGGGCGATTCGGCCTGTTCGTTGCCGCCATATTCGCTGGCGCCGGCAACCATCGAAGAGATCAAGCGTCAGACTTCGCTGATGGCCAAGGGCTTGAACGTGGTCGGCCTGATGAACGTACAGTTTGCGATCCAGCAAATCGATGGCCAGGACGTGGTGTTCGTGCTGGAAGTCAATCCGCGCGCCTCGCGCACCGTGCCGTTCGTCTCCAAGGCGACCGGCCTGCAACTGGCTAAGATTGCGGCTCGCTGCATGGTCGGCCAGTCGTTGGACAGCCAGGGCGTCAAAAATGAAGTCGTGCCGAAATACTTCAGCGTTAAGGAAGCGGTATTCCCGTTCGTTAAGTTCCCTGGCGTCGACACGATTCTCGGACCGGAAATGAAATCCACCGGTGAAGTCATGGGCGTCGGCAAGACCTTCGGCGAAGCATTCGTCAAGTCGCAACTTGGCGCCGGCATCAAATTGCCGACTTCGGGCAAGGTGTTCCTGAGCGTCAAGGGCAGCGACAAGCCGCGTGCAGTGCAAGTCGCCAAGGATCTGGTGGCGATCGGCTTCACCGTGGTGGCGACCAAGGGTACGGCGGCAGCCATCAGCGCCGCTGGCGTCCCTGTGGAAACCGTCAACAAGGTGGTCGAAGGGCGTCCGCACGTGGTCGACATGATCAAGAACCATGAAATTTCATTGGTGATCAATACCGTCGAGGAAAAGCGCAGCGCGATTGTCGATTCGCGGGCAATCCGTACGTCGGCGCTGGCGGCACATGCCACTACCTACACCACTATTGCCGGTGCAGAGGCAGCGGTCGAAGGCATGCGTCACCTGGACGAGTTGCATGTCTATGATTTACAAGGGCTGCATAAAACCTTACACTAA
- a CDS encoding C40 family peptidase, which produces MTIKEAFPLFQTLALACTLIASLWLCSPARASDITEYDFRPQPQPLSTRSKLQQFTDRASELAVSAMGMIGIHYKYGGNNPENGLDCSGLVRYVFKDAWGVNVPRTAAELSRSGEKIDKQDLQPGDLVFYNTLRRSFSHVGIYLGDNKFIHAPSAGGKVRIESMDLAYWKSRFNGARRINDPEPDSDNHQ; this is translated from the coding sequence ATGACGATTAAAGAAGCATTCCCACTATTCCAGACCCTGGCCCTAGCCTGCACGCTGATTGCCAGTTTGTGGCTGTGCAGTCCCGCGCGGGCATCCGACATTACCGAATACGATTTCCGGCCCCAACCCCAGCCACTAAGCACGCGCAGCAAACTGCAGCAATTTACCGATCGCGCTTCAGAACTAGCGGTAAGTGCAATGGGCATGATTGGCATTCATTACAAATACGGTGGCAACAACCCGGAAAACGGCCTTGATTGCAGCGGCTTGGTACGCTATGTATTCAAGGACGCCTGGGGCGTCAACGTTCCCCGCACCGCAGCTGAACTAAGCCGTAGCGGCGAAAAAATCGACAAACAGGATTTGCAGCCGGGCGACCTGGTGTTCTATAACACATTGCGCCGCAGCTTTTCCCACGTCGGCATCTACCTCGGCGACAACAAATTCATTCACGCCCCCTCCGCCGGCGGCAAAGTCCGGATCGAGAGCATGGATCTAGCCTACTGGAAATCGCGCTTTAATGGCGCACGCCGCATTAATGACCCTGAACCGGATAGCGATAACCACCAGTAA
- a CDS encoding winged helix-turn-helix domain-containing protein has product MAADKTSILIIEDEPAIAELIGFTIKEAGWIPSIVHTAADGWEFVQRRMPHLVLLDWMLPDQSGLRLLSQMRADRQLQSMLVMMLTAKSMEEDKVQGLDNGADDYMTKPFSPRELTSRVKALLRRKGGDEAPGMMSAGAVSLDPASCSVCLENQKIDIGHAEYRLLKFFMANPDRVFSRSQLLDKVWGDHVVIEERTVDVHVLRLRKALRESEHLIRTVRSVGYMLSAK; this is encoded by the coding sequence ATGGCTGCTGACAAAACCTCGATTCTGATTATTGAAGATGAGCCGGCGATTGCCGAATTGATTGGTTTTACCATCAAGGAAGCGGGTTGGATCCCATCCATCGTCCATACCGCCGCCGACGGCTGGGAGTTCGTCCAGCGCCGCATGCCGCACCTGGTCTTGCTGGATTGGATGCTGCCGGACCAGAGTGGCCTGCGCCTGCTGTCTCAAATGCGCGCCGACCGCCAGTTGCAATCCATGCTGGTGATGATGTTGACCGCGAAAAGCATGGAAGAGGATAAAGTCCAGGGGCTGGACAACGGCGCTGACGATTACATGACCAAGCCGTTCTCGCCGCGTGAGCTGACCTCGCGGGTGAAGGCGTTGTTGCGGCGTAAAGGCGGCGACGAGGCGCCCGGTATGATGTCGGCCGGTGCGGTATCGCTGGATCCGGCCAGCTGTTCGGTCTGCCTGGAGAACCAGAAGATTGATATTGGCCATGCCGAATATCGCCTGCTGAAATTCTTCATGGCCAATCCTGATCGGGTTTTCTCCCGTAGCCAGCTACTCGACAAGGTATGGGGCGATCACGTGGTTATCGAAGAACGTACTGTCGATGTCCATGTGCTGCGTTTGCGCAAGGCGCTGAGGGAATCGGAGCACCTGATTCGCACAGTACGCAGCGTCGGCTATATGTTGTCGGCAAAATAG